DNA sequence from the Cronobacter turicensis z3032 genome:
CTGGAGGCGCGGCTTGCCGCGGCGTCGCCTGCCGCAGAAGCCGTGCCGGTGGCCACGCCTGCGCCGGAGCCTGCGCCTGTGATTATCGCGCCGGAGCCTGTGGCAGCGCCTGAGCCTGTGGCAGCGCCTGAGCCTGAACCGGTGCCGCAGGCGGACGTGCCGCCGGTCTGGTCGCAGGCCGTGCGCAACGCGGCGAAAGCCCCTGCGCCTGCCGCCGCTACGCGCCGCGAAGAACCCGCGCCGGAACCGCGCCATGCCGCGGCGTCAGGCGGGCTTATCACCAGCCTGACGCGCTGGTTTATGCAGGGCAATCCGCTCGCCAAAATCGGCGTCATTCTTCTCTTTTTAGGCATCTCCTTCCTGCTGCGCTACAGCGTTGAGCGCGACATGCTGCCGCTTGAGCTGCGCGTTGCCAGCGCGGGCGTCGCGGCGCTGGTTCTGCTGGCGTTCGGCTGGCGACTGCGCCACAAAACGCCGGTTTATGCGCTGATCCTCCAGGGCGGCGCGGTGGGGGCGCTCTATATCACGATTTTCGGCGCGTTCCGGCTCTGGCAGATGCTGCCGATGCCGCTCGCCTTCGGCCTGATGCTGGTGGTGTGCGCCGCAAGCGTCGCGCTGGCGGTGCTGCAACGCGCGTTAAGTCTCGCGATGCTGGCGAGCCTCGGCGGCTATCTCGCGCCGCTGCTGCTCTCGACCGGCGGCGGCAGCCATATCGCGCTCTTTTCGTTCTATCTGCTGTTGTCGGTGGGCATCGCCGCCGTCAGCGTCTGGCAGCACTGGCGTGAACTCAATCTGCTCGGTCTGCTGTTTACCTTTGGCGTGGCGGGTGTCTGGGGGATTAATGGTTATCAGCCGGACGAATGGCTGAGCTGCCAGCTCTTTCTTATCGCTAATATTTTGCTCTTCGGCGTGGTCTGCGTGGCGCTGTCGCTGCGCGCGCAGGGGCGCAAGAAAATCGTCGACGGCGTGCTGCTGTTCGCGCCGCCGCTGGTCGGCTTTGGGATGCAGTATGCGATTACCCGCCACTGGACGTATGGCCCGGCGTTTTCGGCGCTCGGCTTCGGGCTGGTCTATTTGCTGCTCGCGCGCGCCGCGCTGCGTCGCTACCCGCAGGAGGGGCGCATCCTGGCGCTGGGCGGGCTGGCGCTCGGCGGCGCGTTTGTCACGCTCGCTATCCCGCTGGCGCTATCGGCCCGCTGGACGGCGCTCGCCTGGGCGCTGGAAGGTCTGGGGCTGTTGTGGTTTGGCATGCAGCAGGCCCAGCGACGGATGAGCTACAGCGGCAGCGCGCTGCTGACGCTTGCGGCAGCGAGCGCCGTTTATGCCTGGATTGACGGCACTACGCTGCTGAACGCGGCGTTTATCAGCGCGGTGCTGGCGCTCTGCTGGCTGGCTGGCGGCTGGCTGTGGCGCCTGCCGCAGCGGCAGGTGAGCCAGGCGCATCTTGGCGTGGGGATTGCGTTCTGGCTGGCGGCGCTGTTGCAGGCCGCCCGCTGGGCATTCGCGGATATCTCCCAGGGTCTGGCTCTGACGCTTGCGCTGCTTACGCTCTCCGTCATGCTGTGGCGCGCGGCATCGCGCAAAGCGGCGTGGCCGGATCTCGCTTGCGCCGTCTGGCTGCTGTGGCCTGGCATGGCGCTGATGCTCCTGGATCAGGTAGTTATCGACGGCGCGCTGGTGCTGGCGGGCTGGCACAGCCTTGTCTGGTGCCTGGCGCTGCCGTGCGCGCTCTGGCTGCTGCGCCGCGATGCCGGCGCGTTGCCGGAGCGCCTCCAGCAGGCGCTGCATTTGTCGCTATTCTGGATGCTGCTGCTTGCCGCAGGCGCGGAAACCTGGTGGTTTACCGACGACCTGCCGTGGGGCAACGAGGCCTGGCAGGCGGGGATTATTCTGGCCGTCAGCGCCGGTATCGTGCTGCTGGTGAATGAAGCGATCCGACGCGGCAGGTGGCCGTGTACGCAGTGGCCTGCGCTCTACAGCGGGCCAGGGCTGCTGCCGGTCGCGCCGGTGCTGGCGTTTTTACTGCTCGCGGGCAACCTGATGAACGGTGTGACGGTCGACTGGCCGTATCTGCCGCTGATTAACCCGCTGGAGCTCGGCGCGGGCTTCGCGCTGCTGGCGGCGCTGAACTGGTGGCGGTTGCTTACGCGCTTCTGGTCGCCGTTATTGAAGCAGGCGCAGCCGTGGGCGCCGATCGTCTGGCTTGCGCTGCTGTTCTGGTGGGGCAACGGGCTGGTGCTGCGCACGCTCGCGTGGACGGGCGATATTCCCTGGCAGTCCGACGCGCTGTGGGATTCGCGCCTGGTCCAGACCACATTCGCACTGCTCTGGATGCTGCTGGCGCTGCTGGTGATGGTGAGCGCTACACGCAAAGGCGCGCGTCGGGGCTGGTTTTGCGGCGCGGGCCTGCTCGGCGTGGTGATTGTGAAGCTGATGCTGGTGGACAGCGCGGGCGGCGGCGGTCTTGCGCGCGCTGTGGCGTTTATCGGCGTCGCGGTGCTGGTGCTGATTGTCGGTTATTTCTCACCGCTGCCGCCGAAAGCGGCGCGGCCGGTCAATGCCCGTCAGGGAGAGGCAGAATGAAACAGTTATGGGTGGCCCTTGTCTGGGCGTTCGCCGCCACGTGCGCGGCCAGTGACGATACCTCGCGCGCCGAGCGTCCGCAGGATTATGCGCGCGGCGTGGAGCTTGCGGTAGAAGGGCAGTCGCCGTGGTACCGGTTGCCGCTGCCGGAGGCCGTTTATTCGCAGAGCGCCTGGCCGGATCTGCGCGATATCCGCGTGTTTAATGCGCAGGGCGCAAGCCTGCCGTTTGCGCTCGAAATCACCACGCCGCCCGCGCCTGCGCCGCAACGCGCGCCGCTGACGGTCTATAAGCTTGACGCGCAGCCGGTGAAAACCAGCGAAGAAGGGCAGCGCACGGTGCTGCTGACGTCGCCGTCCGGCGTGCAGATCCGCATGGAAAACGCGCCGATTGAGCAACTCAGCGCCAGCTGGCTGATTCCCCTTGACGAGAGCAATCGCGAGCGCGCGCTGACGCAGTTGCAACTGGCGTGGCCGCAACAGGTAAACGGCTGGCAGGCCCGCGTGGATGTGCTCGCCAGCGAGACGCTGCGCGACTGGCAGCCCATCATCGCCGATGCGCCGCTGATGGATTTAACGTCCGGCGATCGGCGGTTGCTACAGAATACGGTGGATTTCAGTGATGCGCCGTCGCGCTTTGGCGCGAAGTACCTGCTGGTGGTGGTGAAAAACGCCAGCGCGCCGCTCGATTTCACGTCCGCCACCGGCCAGTGGCAGGCGCCGCACCCGCAGTCGCGGCGTATTTCGCTTGCCGCCAGTGGCACTAAAGAGAAATTCGACACCGCTATCTATCACTGGGCGCGTCCGCAGCCGTTCGATGCGCTGACGCTGCGCCCGGCGCTTGAGAACGCCGTCGTACCGGTGGAGATAGACTATCGCAGCGCGGATAACATGGCGTGGCAGCCGCTCGCCCGTACCGTGATTTATCGTCTGCCGGAACGCCCGGCGGTGACGCTGCCGCTGCACGGCGAGCTGATTTCCGCGCTGCGCGTGCGGGCGATTAATCAGCGCTTTGACGATGCCTTCCCGGAAGTGATCGGCGAGCGCGACGAAAAAACGCTGGTGTTTAATGCCCAGGGCAGCGGCCCGTTCCTGCTTGCCTGGGGCAATGGCGCCGCTAAAGCGCAGGCGCTGGCGCTGCAAACGCTGGTGCCGGACTCACACGATCCTGAGCTGTTGCCTTACGCGCAGACGGTAAAAGAGGTGACGCTCGGCGGCGACGCGCGGCTGACGGCCAAAGACGCCAGCGCGCAGCGCAACGCGCTGTATACCTGGATTATCTGGGGCGTGCTGATGGCGGGCGCCGCTGGGCTGCTGCTGCTCGCCTGGCGGCTGTGGCGCGATATTCGCGGTGAGAAAGCGGCGTAATCAGAGCGTTTTTTCGCGCGCCATTTCCATCATCCGCGGGTAAAAGCGCCAGAACTGGTGCTCCAGCGCGGCGTAATGGGTGTTGAGATCCTCCCAGGAGTCGCGCAGGGCCGCGAGTTTCGGACGGCGGCTCGCCATGCCGTTGAGTACGCGGGCGATATAGTCCATCTCGCGGTAGCGCTCCATCCAGCGTTCGCGCCAGAGATAGTCATTGAGGTTCACAAAGCGCTCCGGCGCGTCGGGCAGCGTGGGTAAAATCAGCGCATGCGCATGCGCGAGAAACGCCTCAAGCGGGAGCTCAGGCGAGATTTGCGCCCAGTGGCGCGAGAGAAAGTGATCCCACATGACATCCAGCGTCACCGGCGCTACGCGACGGGTTTCCGGGCGAAACCACTCGCGCGCCTCGCGCACCTCCGCGAGGTTATCGGTCAGCACATCCACGCGCCGGTGCATGTAAATTCCCGCCACGACATCCGCCGGGTAGAGCCCGTCCGGTTTGCCGCGCACGAAGTCCGCCATCAGGTTGCCAGGCAGCGAACTTTGCGCCAGATGCGCCAGATGCAGATGGGCAAGAAAATTCATAACGATCCTTTCCTTAAAGAGAGATAAAGCGGCTAATCAGTTGCAGGGAGCGCGCCCCGGCACTAGACTAGCCGCCTGTTTTTTATGTCAGAGTTCCAGCCATGCGTTTGACCGATTTCTCCTTTGACCTACCCGAATCCCTGATAGCTCACTATCCGCAAGCCCAGCGCAGCGCCTGTCGCCTGCTGTCGCTCGACGGGCCGACGGGAGATCTCACGCACGGCACTTTCACCGATTTGCTCGATAAGCTCAACCCCGGCGATCTGCTGGTCTTTAACAATACCCGCGTGATCCCGGCGCGCCTCTTTGGCCGCAAGGCGAGCGGCGGCAAGATTGAAGTGCTGGTGGAGCGTATGCTCGACGACCATCGCGTGCTGGCCCATATCCGCGCCTCTAAAGCGCCGAAGCCGGGCGCGGAACTTTTGCTGGGCGATGATGAAAGCGTAAACGCCACGATGACCGCGCGCCACGACGCGCTGTTCGAAGTGCAGTTTAACGACGAGCGCCCGGTGCTGGATATTCTGAACAGCATCGGCCATATGCCGCTGCCGCCTTACATTGAACGCCCGGATGAAGAGGCCGACCGCGAGCTTTATCAGACCGTCTACAGCCAGAAACCGGGCGCCGTCGCGGCGCCGACCGCGGGCCTGCACTTTGACGAGCCGCTGCTTGAACGCCTGCGCGCGAAAGGCATTGAGATGGCGTTTGTGACGCTGCACGTCGGCGCGGGGACATTCCAGCCGGTACGCGTGGAGAGCATCGAAGATCATGTGATGCACTCTGAATACGCCGAAGTGCCGCAGGAGGTGGTCGACGCGGTGCTGGCGGCAAAAGCGCGCGGCAATAAGGTGGTGGCCGTAGGCACCACCTCGGTGCGATCGCTGGAGAGCGCGGCGCAGGCGGCGCAAGACGCGCTCATCGCGCCGTTTTTCGGCGACACCCAGATTTTTATCTATCCGGGCTATCAGTACCAGGTGATCGATGCGCTGGTGACCAACTTCCACCTGCCGGAATCGACGCTCATCATGCTGGTGTCTGCGTTCGCGGGCTATAAGCACACCATGAACGCCTACCGCGAAGCGGTAAAAGCGGAGTATCGCTTTTTTAGTTACGGCGATGCGATGTACATCACGTACAATCCGCAGGCCATTAACGAGCGTCCGGGCGAATAACCGGTCGCTTGTCGCTCTTTTCTCTCTCTTTAACCGGAGAGGGCCGGGGTAAGGGGCGCCCTTACCCTGTAACAGTAATCATCAGACTGTCTCTCTGATGTGGAGAAAAACGTGAAATTCGAACTTGATACGACCGATGGCCGCGCACGCCGCGGCCGCCTGGTATTTGACCGCGGCGTTGTGGAAACCCCGGCCTTTATGCCCGTGGGCACTTACGGCACCGTAAAAGGCATGACGCCGGAAGAAGTAGAAGCCACCGGCGCGCAGATTATCCTCGGCAACACCTTTCACCTCTGGCTGCGTCCCGGCCAGGAGATCATGAAGCTGCACGGCGACCTGCATGATTTTATGCAGTGGAAAGGCCCAATCCTGACCGATTCCGGCGGCTTCCAGGTTTTCAGCCTGGGCGATATTCGCAAAATCACCGAGCAGGGCGTGCATTTCCGCAACCCGATCAACGGCGATCCTATCTTCCTTGACCCGGAAAAATCGATGGAGATCCAGTTCGATCTCGGTTCTGACATCGTCATGATCTTCGATGAGTGCACCCCGTACCCGGCAGACTGGGATTACGCGAAGCGCTCCATGGAGATGTCGCTGCGCTGGGCGAAACGCAGCCGCGACCGCTTTGATAGCCTTGGCAACAAAAACGCGCTGTTCGGTATTATTCAGGGCAGCGTTTACGAAGATTTACGCGATATCTCCGTGAAAGGTCTGGTAGAGATAGGCTTTGATGGCTACGCTGTCGGCGGCCTGGCTGTCGGCGAGCCGAAGGAAGATATGCACCGCATTCTTGAGCATGTCTGCCCGCAGATCCCGGCGGACAAGCCGCGCTACCTGATGGGGGTGGGCAAGCCGGAAGACCTGGTCGAAGGCGTGCGTCGCGGCATCGATATGTTCGACTGCGTCATGCCAACGCGTAACGCGCGTAACGGCCATCTTTTCGTCACCGAAGGCGTAGTGAAAATCCGCAACGCGAAGTACAAAAGCGATACGGGGCCGCTTGATCCTGAGTGTGATTGCTATACCTGTCGCAATTATTCACGCGCCTACTTGCATCATCTCGACCGTTGCAACGAAATACTGGGCGCGCGGCTTAATACCATTCATAACCTTCGCCACTATCAGCGCTTAATGGCTGGTTTACGCAAGGCTATTGAAGAGGGTAAATTAGAGCACTTCGTCGCGGATTTCTACCAACGCCAGGGGCGGCCGGTGCCACCGTTGAACGTTGATTAATTTAATAATGAGGGAATTTGAATGAGCTTTTTTATTTCTGACGCGGTAGCCGCTGGCGGTGCGCCGGCGCAGGGCAGCCCGATGTCTCTGATCCTGATGCTGGTCGTGTTCGGTCTGATTTTCTATTTCATGATCCTGCGTCCGCAGCAGAAGCGCACCAAAGAACATAAAAACCTGATGAGCTCCATCGCCAAAGGCGATGAAGTGCTCACCAACGGTGGTCTGGTGGGTCGCGTGACCAAAGTAGCGGAAAACGGCTACATTGCTATCGCCCTGAACGACACCACCGAAGTGGTTATCAAGCGTGACTTCGTCGCAGCCGTCCTGCCGAAAGGCACCATGAAGGCGCTGTAATCCATTGTTTTCCCAAAGGGAACTGCCGTGTTAAACCGTTATCCTTTGTGGAAGTACCTCATGCTGGTCGCCGTCCTTATCGTCGGCCTGCTTTATGCACTTCCCAACCTGTATGGTGAGGATCCGGCTGTTCAAATCACTGGCGCGCGCGGCGTCGCCGCCAGTGAGCAAACGCTGATCCAGGTCCAGAATACGTTACAAAAAGAAAAAATTTCCGCGAAATCTGTGGCTCTGGAAGAGGGCGCTATCCTTGCGCGCTTTGACTCCACCGATACTCAGCTGCGCGCTCGTGAAGCGCTGATGAGCACGATGGGCGATCAATTCGTCGTCGCGCTTAACCTCGCGCCTGCCACCCCACGCTGGCTTACTGCTATTTCTGCCGAACCGATGAAGCTGGGTCTTGACCTGCGCGGCGGTGTTCACTTCCTGATGGAAGTCGATATGGACACGGCGCTCAGCAAGCTCCAGGAACAGAATATGGACAGCCTGCGCAGCGATCTGCGCGAAAAAGGGCTGAGCTGGACGAACGTGCGTAAAGCCGATAACTACGGCGTGACGATTCAGTTCCGTGACAGCGATATCCGCGACGCGGCGGCCTCTTATCTGACGGCTCGCCATCGCGACATGGTTGTCTCAAGCGAGGGCGACAACAGCCTGCGCGCGGTGATGTCTGATGAGCGTCTGCGCGAAGCGCGTGAATATGCCGTTCAGCAGAACATCAACATCCTGCGTAACCGTGTTAACCAGCTGGGCGTTGCCGAGCCGCTGGTGCAGCGTCAGGGCGCTGACCGCATTGTGGTCGAATTGCCGGGTATTCAGGATACGGCGCGCGCTAAAGAGATTCTGGGCGCGACCGCGACGCTGGAATTCCGTCTGGTCAACAGCAATGTCGATCGCACCGCTGCCGCCGCCGGGCGTATTCCTGGCGACTCTGAAGTGAAGATGACCCGTGAAGGCCAGCCTGTCGTGCTGTACAAACGCGTGATCCTGACCGGCGACCATATTACCGATTCCACCTCCGGCGTTGACCAGTACAACATGCCGCAGGTGAATATTTCGCTCGATAGCTCGGGCGGCAATATCATGTCCAACTTCACCAAAGACAACATCCATAAACCGATGGCGACGCTCTTTGTGGAATATAAGGACAGCGGTAAGAAAGACGCTAACGGCCGCAGCATCCTGATGAAACAGGAAGAAGTGATCAACGTCGCGACCATTCAGGCGCGCCTCGGTCAGAACTTCGTGATTACCGGCATCGACAACCCGAACGAAGCGCGTCAGCTTTCGCTGCTGCTGCGTGCGGGCGCGCTGATTGCGCCGATTCAGATTGTGGAAGAACGCACGATCGGTCCGACGCTGGGTATGCAGAACATCACTCAGGGTCTGGAAGCGTGTCTGGCGGGCCTCGCGGTCTCCATTCTGTTCATGATCCTGTTCTATAAGAAGTTCGGTCTTATCGCCACCACGGCGCTGCTGGCGAACCTGGTGCTGATTGTGGGCATCATGTCGCTCCTGCCGGGCGCGACGCTCACCATGCCGGGTATCGCGGGGATTGTGTTAACCCTTGCGGTCGCGGTGGATGCGAACGTGCTGATAAACGAGCGTATTAAAGAAGAGCTCAGCAACGGCCGTTCGGTGCAGCAGGCGATTGATGAAGGTTATCGTGGGGCGTTCAGCTCGATTTTCGATGCCAACGTCACGACGCTGATTAAGGTCATCATCCTGTACGCAGTGGGGACCGGCGCCATTAAAGGGTTTGCTATCACGACCGGTATCGGCGTGGCGACCTCCATGTTCACCGCTATTGTCGGTACCCGTGCCATTGTAAACCTGTTGTACGGCGGCAAACGCATCAACAAGCTGTCTATCTGAGGAGTGCGTTGTGGCACAGGAATATACTGTTGAACAATTAAACCACGGCCGCAAAGTCTATGACTTTATGCGCTGGGACTACTGGGCCTTCGCCATTTCGGGCCTGCTGCTTGTCGCCTCTATCGTGGTGATGGGCGTGCGCGGGTTTAACTGGGGTCTCGATTTTACCGGCGGTACGGTTATCGAGATTGGCCTGGAAAAACCGGCGGATCTGGATTTGATGCGCGAGTCGCTGGAAAAGGCGGGTTTTGAAGAGCCGCTGCTGCAGAACTTCGGCAGCAGCCGCGACATCATGGTGCGTATGCCGCCTGCGCAGGGTGAAACCGGCGGTCAGGCGCTCGGCACCAAAGTGTTGACGGTGATTAACGAAGCCACCGGCCAGAACGCGGCGGTGAAACGTATCGAGTTCGTGGGGCCGAGCGTGGGGGCCGATCTCGCCCAGGCGGGCGCGATGGCGCTGCTGGTCGCGCTGCTTTCCATTCTGGTTTACGTTGGGTTCCGCTTTGAGTGGCGCCTGGCGGCCGGTGTGGTTATCGCGCTGGCGCACGACGTGATCATTACCATGGGCGTGCTGTCGCTGTTCCGGATCGAAATTGACCTGACCATCATCGCCTCGCTGATGTCGGTTATCGGTTACTCGCTGAACGACAGCATCGTGGTTTCCGACCGTATTCGTGAGAACTTCCGCAAGATCCGCCGCGGCACGCCTTACGAAATCTTTAACGTGTCGCTGACCCAGACGCTGAAAAGGACCTTGATCACTTCCGGTACGACGCTTGTCGTGATCCTGATGCTTTACCTGTTTGGCGGCGCGATGCTGCAGGGCTTCTCGCTGACTATGCTTATCGGTGTCTCTATCGGTACGGCGTCGTCGATTTATGTCGCTTCCGCCCTGGCGCTGAAGCTTGGCATGAAGCGTGAACACCTGCTGCAACAGAAGGTGGAAAAAGAGGGCGCAGACCAACCATCCCTCCTGCCGTAATCACGCAGCAGCGTTATACGTCAATAAAACCGCAGGTTAAGCCTGCGGTTTTTTTTCGCCTCGATAGGGGATAAGCGAGAGGGCAGAAGAGGCGGTGTGCGTACACCTGTGGCGGCTAACAGCAGGACGCGATAATCAACGCTCATAAAAAAAGCCAGCAGAAGCTGGCTTTTTCACAGGTTCACCGGGATACGGCTTAGAAGTTATAACCTACTACAAGGTAGCCACCCCAGCCGGTAGAGCGGGTGTTGTAGTTGGTAAACGCCAGTTCAGCATCATCGTTCCACTGACCGCCGTGGTGCCAGTAACGCGCGACCACGGAGTAGTGCCAGTGATCGTAGTTCAGCGCCAGGATATGGCTGGAAGCGATGGAGTCGTTAGTGCGCGCTTTCACGCCATTAAGCGCATAACCGCCTTTATCGCCGAGGTCTGAGCCCCAGTCAAAGTTGGTGAAGCCGATATAACTCAGGTTGCCGCCCCACAGCTGGGTGATCGGCACGAAGTATTTTACTTTGAAGCGGTAGCCGTCCCACTCGTTCTGGTTCTGCGCGCCATAGTTTTGCCACTGGTATTTGGCATAAACGTTCATGGAGAGGCTCATCGGCAGGCCGGTGTCGATATCAGTACCAAGACCCATATACCAGGTGCTCTGGCGACCCGAGGAATTGCGGCCCATATCGTAGATATAGTTATTTGCGAAATACCACTCTTTGAACGGGCCGAACGCCAGGCTGGTGCCGGTCAGCTTGTCGATAGAGAAACGCGGTTCGATTTCCACAAACAGCGGAGAGCCGTGGTTCCAGATCCCTTTAGCAT
Encoded proteins:
- the tsx gene encoding Nucleoside-specific channel-forming protein tsx; translated protein: MVGSYHTRFGPTIRNDTYLEYEAFAKKDWFDFYGYADAPVFFGGNTDAKGIWNHGSPLFVEIEPRFSIDKLTGTSLAFGPFKEWYFANNYIYDMGRNSSGRQSTWYMGLGTDIDTGLPMSLSMNVYAKYQWQNYGAQNQNEWDGYRFKVKYFVPITQLWGGNLSYIGFTNFDWGSDLGDKGGYALNGVKARTNDSIASSHILALNYDHWHYSVVARYWHHGGQWNDDAELAFTNYNTRSTGWGGYLVVGYNF
- the queA gene encoding S-adenosylmethionine:tRNAribosyltransferase-isomerase → MRLTDFSFDLPESLIAHYPQAQRSACRLLSLDGPTGDLTHGTFTDLLDKLNPGDLLVFNNTRVIPARLFGRKASGGKIEVLVERMLDDHRVLAHIRASKAPKPGAELLLGDDESVNATMTARHDALFEVQFNDERPVLDILNSIGHMPLPPYIERPDEEADRELYQTVYSQKPGAVAAPTAGLHFDEPLLERLRAKGIEMAFVTLHVGAGTFQPVRVESIEDHVMHSEYAEVPQEVVDAVLAAKARGNKVVAVGTTSVRSLESAAQAAQDALIAPFFGDTQIFIYPGYQYQVIDALVTNFHLPESTLIMLVSAFAGYKHTMNAYREAVKAEYRFFSYGDAMYITYNPQAINERPGE
- the yajC gene encoding UPF0092 membrane protein yajC; this encodes MSFFISDAVAAGGAPAQGSPMSLILMLVVFGLIFYFMILRPQQKRTKEHKNLMSSIAKGDEVLTNGGLVGRVTKVAENGYIAIALNDTTEVVIKRDFVAAVLPKGTMKAL
- the secD gene encoding Protein-export membrane protein secD encodes the protein MLNRYPLWKYLMLVAVLIVGLLYALPNLYGEDPAVQITGARGVAASEQTLIQVQNTLQKEKISAKSVALEEGAILARFDSTDTQLRAREALMSTMGDQFVVALNLAPATPRWLTAISAEPMKLGLDLRGGVHFLMEVDMDTALSKLQEQNMDSLRSDLREKGLSWTNVRKADNYGVTIQFRDSDIRDAAASYLTARHRDMVVSSEGDNSLRAVMSDERLREAREYAVQQNINILRNRVNQLGVAEPLVQRQGADRIVVELPGIQDTARAKEILGATATLEFRLVNSNVDRTAAAAGRIPGDSEVKMTREGQPVVLYKRVILTGDHITDSTSGVDQYNMPQVNISLDSSGGNIMSNFTKDNIHKPMATLFVEYKDSGKKDANGRSILMKQEEVINVATIQARLGQNFVITGIDNPNEARQLSLLLRAGALIAPIQIVEERTIGPTLGMQNITQGLEACLAGLAVSILFMILFYKKFGLIATTALLANLVLIVGIMSLLPGATLTMPGIAGIVLTLAVAVDANVLINERIKEELSNGRSVQQAIDEGYRGAFSSIFDANVTTLIKVIILYAVGTGAIKGFAITTGIGVATSMFTAIVGTRAIVNLLYGGKRINKLSI
- the acpH gene encoding Acyl carrier protein phosphodiesterase, encoding MNFLAHLHLAHLAQSSLPGNLMADFVRGKPDGLYPADVVAGIYMHRRVDVLTDNLAEVREAREWFRPETRRVAPVTLDVMWDHFLSRHWAQISPELPLEAFLAHAHALILPTLPDAPERFVNLNDYLWRERWMERYREMDYIARVLNGMASRRPKLAALRDSWEDLNTHYAALEHQFWRFYPRMMEMAREKTL
- the tgt gene encoding Queuine tRNA-ribosyltransferase; its protein translation is MKFELDTTDGRARRGRLVFDRGVVETPAFMPVGTYGTVKGMTPEEVEATGAQIILGNTFHLWLRPGQEIMKLHGDLHDFMQWKGPILTDSGGFQVFSLGDIRKITEQGVHFRNPINGDPIFLDPEKSMEIQFDLGSDIVMIFDECTPYPADWDYAKRSMEMSLRWAKRSRDRFDSLGNKNALFGIIQGSVYEDLRDISVKGLVEIGFDGYAVGGLAVGEPKEDMHRILEHVCPQIPADKPRYLMGVGKPEDLVEGVRRGIDMFDCVMPTRNARNGHLFVTEGVVKIRNAKYKSDTGPLDPECDCYTCRNYSRAYLHHLDRCNEILGARLNTIHNLRHYQRLMAGLRKAIEEGKLEHFVADFYQRQGRPVPPLNVD
- the secF gene encoding Protein-export membrane protein secF, with amino-acid sequence MAQEYTVEQLNHGRKVYDFMRWDYWAFAISGLLLVASIVVMGVRGFNWGLDFTGGTVIEIGLEKPADLDLMRESLEKAGFEEPLLQNFGSSRDIMVRMPPAQGETGGQALGTKVLTVINEATGQNAAVKRIEFVGPSVGADLAQAGAMALLVALLSILVYVGFRFEWRLAAGVVIALAHDVIITMGVLSLFRIEIDLTIIASLMSVIGYSLNDSIVVSDRIRENFRKIRRGTPYEIFNVSLTQTLKRTLITSGTTLVVILMLYLFGGAMLQGFSLTMLIGVSIGTASSIYVASALALKLGMKREHLLQQKVEKEGADQPSLLP